DNA sequence from the Treponema sp. OMZ 838 genome:
ACTGAAAAAATATTTTCGGTTAAAAATTTCGATTATAATAGAGCGGAACCCTGTATTGTACGGGAAACCGATCATTGGGCGGTTGTGTATAAGCCGCCGTATCTTCCCACTGCGCCGCTCCGAGCGGATGAACGCAATACGCTGGTATACTGGTTTTTGCATAGCCCTGAGGCAGAGGGCGATGTTCCATGCGATGATATGCAAACAGATGTGCTGCTCGATGCTACGCAGATAGATCCACAGGAGCCGCCCGCCGAATACGGGCGGGATATTCAGGAAGTTCAGGTCGGCAATAAACCGGTGATACGGCCGACAGGACGACGTATTCGAGAAGCGCAGGTACGCGGAAAAAAGGCGATTGAGGCGGGGCTGCTGCACCGGCTCGATACGGATACGCGGGGGCTTGTGCTTTTTGCAAAGGATCAAGCAGTATACGATTTTCTTGCTGCCCGGCAGGAAGCGGGGCAGATAATAAAAACCTATTGCGCTTTCGTAGAACCGAACGGAGCCCCGGAGATAGATGACGGATATGGTTTCGATGCAACGGAGTTGTCTACGCTGAAAGAGCTGTCTGCCGTACAGAGGGGGATAGCGGCACAGGAACAGGTAGTAGTACAGGAACGGATAGCAGCACAATTACCGCTTACGCTGGAAAGTCAGTTTAGGAATTTCGGCCCCGGCGCAAAAAGGGTCGCTCCGGTTTTTCCCGGTTCGCGGCATTACAAGAAAGACGGGCGGCTGTATACGACGGTAATCGAAGCGGTTGATATTCTGCCATCTCCAATTGATGGAAACGATGCTGTGCCTCAAACCGCCTACGAATTTCGTCCGTCCCCGCCGCTGATTCGGGTGCGCTGCCGCCTTTCCCGCGGATACCGGCACCAAGTGCGTGCTCATCTGGCCTCCGCCGGACTTCCTATTGCGGGTGATCCGCTGTACGCGCTGCAGGGAGCGGAAGCTCAACCGGAAGCTGCGCCGGTGA
Encoded proteins:
- a CDS encoding pseudouridine synthase; this encodes MGNETIEICAENAVMQNSTEKIFSVKNFDYNRAEPCIVRETDHWAVVYKPPYLPTAPLRADERNTLVYWFLHSPEAEGDVPCDDMQTDVLLDATQIDPQEPPAEYGRDIQEVQVGNKPVIRPTGRRIREAQVRGKKAIEAGLLHRLDTDTRGLVLFAKDQAVYDFLAARQEAGQIIKTYCAFVEPNGAPEIDDGYGFDATELSTLKELSAVQRGIAAQEQVVVQERIAAQLPLTLESQFRNFGPGAKRVAPVFPGSRHYKKDGRLYTTVIEAVDILPSPIDGNDAVPQTAYEFRPSPPLIRVRCRLSRGYRHQVRAHLASAGLPIAGDPLYALQGAEAQPEAAPVSLQLYAVSLEFPDPENPRQSIRVALPLPDKMNP